In one window of Meiothermus sp. DNA:
- a CDS encoding S8 family serine peptidase, producing the protein MRWIAVWAVLVALAACDLSGSGGEPVSATVYPTPRRATWGEEVRLNLPWRAGSSLRLSLAGEPTPIVRSEVLGTGSTVIFQVPSNLWGGPQTLELTEGENRATGSLTVLGEGVGTEALLVVRPEVTEASLSQKMASAGLRLVPNTKGEVLVPLGGASGPCAGRLAQVAQASGAPLAIGALLERLEAAAAGLVVDLDGIVGIDPLTGYDTDQSPSPGTSPIDARQAIRRNPSSNFTGAGTTIAIVDTGVASLASLNLRPGADFTNLETPNPNQDEYQDGLGHGTAAAVLAADAAYGVAPAAGILPIKSCDKNGKCALAAVIRGICYAVAYAEQNKNQKLILNLSLGSDTPSEIVYILLKDALMKRGVNGIPVVVAAGNQWAIRTSKKGTLHHFPASFGGNRGLSVSRDPARRMTPLKGLLSVGAVGLFGSDYRVSSFSNNGDFVDLVAPGERVRSLRPNNTQAEFTGTSFAAPLVAGAATVVRQASALTPLTPEALELTLLTNLTDPSGLGDAPVEARGQGLLDMTRGP; encoded by the coding sequence ATGCGATGGATAGCGGTGTGGGCTGTGTTGGTAGCGCTGGCGGCTTGCGACCTTTCGGGCAGTGGTGGGGAGCCGGTCTCGGCCACGGTTTACCCGACCCCGCGGCGGGCTACCTGGGGCGAGGAGGTGCGATTGAACCTGCCCTGGCGGGCCGGCTCGAGCCTGCGCCTGAGCCTGGCGGGGGAGCCAACCCCGATAGTTCGCAGCGAGGTTCTCGGGACGGGTAGCACGGTAATCTTTCAGGTGCCCAGCAACTTGTGGGGCGGCCCCCAGACCCTCGAGCTTACCGAGGGTGAAAACCGCGCCACCGGCAGCCTGACGGTGCTGGGCGAAGGGGTGGGTACCGAGGCCCTCCTGGTTGTGCGGCCTGAAGTAACCGAGGCCAGCCTGAGCCAGAAGATGGCCAGCGCTGGTCTACGCCTGGTGCCCAACACCAAGGGGGAAGTGTTGGTGCCGCTGGGCGGGGCCAGCGGGCCCTGCGCCGGACGGCTGGCCCAGGTGGCCCAGGCCTCCGGTGCACCCCTGGCCATCGGGGCTTTGTTGGAGCGCCTCGAGGCGGCTGCTGCGGGATTGGTGGTGGATCTGGACGGCATTGTGGGCATAGACCCCCTCACCGGCTACGACACCGACCAGAGCCCGTCTCCGGGTACCAGCCCCATCGACGCGCGGCAGGCTATAAGGCGCAACCCGTCCAGCAACTTCACCGGGGCCGGCACCACCATCGCCATTGTGGACACCGGGGTGGCCAGCCTGGCTAGCCTTAACCTGCGCCCCGGGGCCGACTTCACCAATCTCGAGACCCCCAACCCCAACCAGGACGAGTACCAGGATGGCCTGGGCCACGGCACGGCTGCGGCCGTGCTGGCCGCCGACGCTGCCTACGGGGTGGCCCCCGCTGCCGGGATTCTGCCCATCAAGAGCTGCGATAAAAACGGCAAATGTGCGCTAGCCGCCGTCATCCGGGGTATCTGCTATGCGGTAGCCTATGCCGAACAGAACAAGAACCAGAAGCTCATCCTCAACCTGAGCTTAGGCAGCGACACCCCCAGCGAGATCGTCTACATCCTGCTCAAGGATGCCCTGATGAAGCGCGGAGTAAACGGGATTCCGGTGGTGGTGGCCGCCGGCAACCAGTGGGCTATTCGCACCAGCAAAAAAGGTACGCTGCACCACTTCCCGGCCTCCTTTGGGGGGAACCGTGGGCTATCGGTGAGCCGCGACCCCGCGCGCCGCATGACCCCGCTAAAGGGCCTGCTGAGCGTGGGGGCGGTGGGACTATTTGGTTCTGATTATCGGGTCAGCAGCTTTAGCAACAACGGCGACTTTGTAGACCTGGTGGCCCCCGGCGAGCGGGTACGCAGCCTGCGCCCCAACAACACCCAGGCCGAGTTCACCGGCACTTCGTTTGCCGCCCCTCTGGTGGCTGGTGCGGCTACGGTTGTGCGCCAGGCCAGCGCCCTCACCCCCCTGACCCCGGAGGCCCTGGAGCTCACCCTGCTGACCAACCTGACCGACCCCAGCGGGCTGGGAGACGCGCCGGTGGAGGCCCGGGGTCAGGGCTTGCTGGATATGACCCGGGGCCCTTAA
- a CDS encoding S8/S53 family peptidase codes for MKHLWKAIFVSSLLLLASCGSNKPSGTLQIPVDTSLAPAQATLPGPDGSPRPLARMVGESGIAMDFVLGELVVSTDDESRLNAFLARWGGRVIGQVEKVGDAPKTYQVQLDPSAAQVERILQQLNQNVPDLKGRFSTSSPAAAQLLAVALAEANQEKMTVTPNFVLTSGAISSGSTSEAATSSTPDIPYSPNAFEWPYMSRGSAQDIGVGEAWRLLERAGRFDNKVRIMILDGGFAPSGDFPETRQVVGSWNEPSALQCSGGFSCPWHGTHVTTSAMGRPDNAFGVAGPAGPVGELLAVPFQGDFIGIITTLERIITATLFGNPKIINMSFGFELDLGWDVAVKVACFGLCPAPSEIIDGFTWAVAASGKLIFASAGNAGKDVDNGGGIEGSTFIPCESRSVICVGGMAHDATARDAGSNFGSKLDDNSVDIYGPYWLWVGPDPDNRANQARLSAGTSYSSPFVAGVAALVWAANPSLNAGQVWTILRDTAHVGGVGVRGHERRVNAFAAVSRALDAGPSGPSIALSGPANANLNREWSVTANVTDFAGSNCPPVYCPLTFEPTPTRVVGNTAFYRFNTAGSRTLRVSTRDLLGRESSATRTVSVINSAPVVSISQPTTGATFFVGQTVQLLGSATDLNEGPDPGPGPIACRWTSSNPSDTTFPRAGCNTEISFSSTGARTLTLTATDPQGLSATASVSITINPAPPNLPPNITLGNLSPGINYNSDGYTWTTPLSASASATDPEGNTPITYTWRATSYAPGGSTSTVFASNVVVSGPTTTSGNLAWTPSNTPSLFAACSVTNAYNGQVVRLTLTATDSLGNSSTRSLPDIKVYRCTLD; via the coding sequence ATGAAACACCTTTGGAAAGCAATCTTTGTCAGCTCGCTGCTCTTGTTGGCATCCTGCGGAAGCAACAAGCCCTCTGGTACTCTGCAAATACCGGTAGATACCAGCCTGGCCCCCGCACAAGCCACCCTCCCCGGCCCCGATGGCAGCCCGCGCCCGCTGGCCCGCATGGTGGGCGAAAGCGGTATTGCCATGGACTTTGTGCTGGGCGAGCTGGTGGTCAGCACCGATGACGAGTCCCGGCTCAACGCCTTCCTGGCCCGCTGGGGCGGGCGGGTAATCGGCCAGGTGGAAAAGGTGGGCGACGCCCCCAAAACCTACCAGGTGCAACTCGACCCCTCGGCGGCCCAGGTGGAGCGCATCCTGCAACAGCTCAACCAGAACGTACCCGACCTGAAGGGACGGTTCAGCACCTCGAGCCCAGCCGCCGCTCAGTTGCTGGCAGTTGCGCTGGCCGAAGCCAACCAGGAAAAAATGACCGTCACCCCCAACTTTGTGCTCACCTCCGGGGCCATTTCGAGCGGAAGCACCAGCGAAGCTGCCACCTCAAGCACCCCCGACATCCCGTATAGCCCCAACGCCTTCGAGTGGCCCTACATGAGCCGGGGCAGCGCCCAGGACATTGGGGTGGGCGAGGCCTGGCGTTTGCTCGAACGGGCCGGGCGTTTTGACAACAAGGTTCGCATCATGATTCTGGACGGCGGGTTCGCACCCAGCGGCGACTTCCCCGAGACCCGCCAGGTGGTGGGAAGCTGGAACGAACCCAGCGCCCTACAATGCTCGGGGGGCTTTTCCTGCCCCTGGCACGGCACGCATGTCACCACCTCGGCCATGGGCCGCCCCGACAATGCCTTTGGCGTGGCCGGCCCCGCCGGGCCGGTAGGGGAGCTCTTGGCGGTGCCTTTCCAGGGGGACTTTATCGGCATCATCACCACCCTCGAGCGCATCATCACCGCTACCCTTTTCGGCAATCCCAAAATCATCAACATGAGCTTTGGCTTCGAGCTCGATCTGGGCTGGGACGTCGCGGTCAAGGTTGCCTGCTTTGGCCTTTGCCCCGCACCCAGCGAGATTATAGACGGTTTTACCTGGGCGGTTGCGGCTAGCGGCAAGCTGATTTTTGCTTCGGCAGGAAATGCGGGCAAGGACGTGGACAACGGCGGCGGCATCGAAGGCTCCACCTTCATTCCCTGTGAATCACGCTCGGTGATTTGTGTGGGCGGCATGGCCCACGACGCCACGGCCCGCGACGCCGGCTCCAACTTTGGCAGCAAGCTCGACGACAACAGCGTGGACATTTATGGCCCTTACTGGCTCTGGGTCGGCCCAGACCCCGATAACCGGGCCAATCAGGCCCGCCTGAGTGCCGGTACCAGTTATTCCTCCCCTTTTGTGGCGGGCGTGGCAGCATTGGTCTGGGCCGCCAACCCGTCCCTGAATGCCGGCCAGGTCTGGACTATTTTGCGCGACACCGCCCATGTGGGCGGGGTGGGGGTGCGGGGACACGAGCGGCGGGTGAATGCCTTTGCCGCGGTCTCCAGGGCCCTGGATGCGGGCCCCAGCGGCCCCAGCATCGCACTGAGCGGCCCGGCCAACGCCAACCTCAACCGCGAATGGAGCGTTACCGCCAACGTGACCGATTTCGCCGGCAGCAACTGCCCCCCCGTGTACTGCCCCCTGACTTTTGAACCGACCCCCACACGGGTTGTGGGCAACACCGCCTTTTACCGGTTCAATACGGCAGGAAGCCGCACGCTACGGGTCTCGACCAGGGACTTGCTGGGCCGCGAAAGCAGCGCAACCCGGACGGTGAGCGTGATCAACTCGGCTCCTGTGGTCTCCATCTCCCAGCCCACCACCGGTGCCACCTTCTTTGTGGGGCAAACCGTACAGCTTTTGGGTTCAGCCACCGACCTCAACGAAGGCCCCGACCCTGGCCCCGGCCCCATCGCCTGCCGCTGGACCAGCAGCAACCCCAGCGATACCACCTTCCCCCGCGCCGGCTGCAATACCGAGATTAGCTTTAGCAGTACCGGCGCCCGCACCCTCACCCTCACCGCCACCGACCCCCAAGGGCTCAGCGCAACGGCCAGCGTTAGCATCACCATCAACCCCGCCCCACCCAACCTGCCACCCAACATTACGCTGGGTAACCTGTCCCCTGGCATCAACTACAACAGTGATGGCTACACCTGGACGACCCCCCTTAGCGCCAGTGCCAGCGCCACCGACCCCGAGGGCAACACCCCCATTACCTACACCTGGCGGGCCACCTCCTACGCACCCGGCGGTAGCACTTCCACGGTTTTCGCCAGCAATGTGGTTGTAAGCGGCCCCACCACCACCAGCGGCAACCTAGCCTGGACACCCTCCAACACTCCATCGCTGTTTGCAGCCTGCTCGGTGACCAACGCCTACAACGGCCAGGTCGTGCGGCTAACCCTGACCGCTACCGACTCGCTGGGCAACTCGAGCACCCGCAGCCTGCCGGATATCAAGGTATATCGCTGCACCCTTGATTAG
- a CDS encoding SARP family transcriptional regulator, whose translation MLYTLGGLRLEGSNFGREKPLLLLAYLALEGPKPRRFLAELFWPEAADPMNSLAVALSKLRKLGAIYGDESRAWVDLDCDALDLQDTLRSGRWEEGLRLYRGPFAEGLKEALGAELEEWVLEVRERLALEVRLAHLVLAERAATQADFAEAAAQAEQAYRVAGAPPLEPEVLPKLHRLLLAAAHPLAETLEREARELGLSLSRSTPSRNPAQPGLVGREQELQSLLNTPEGAWVWVKGGAGLGKSALLRELEVRTGWLYLPARSGLPYATLEPLLESVQGGEETLLRRLASLGENLMVDGWEQIDPESQRLLTRLRNLRPPGRVLLAGRGEPPFGVEVLLELKPLGPGELSAFPGAYEATGGLPALVAAWLRGEPLEAALETRLLALGEEARQVYMALALLENPDLLLARNAAGLGATAMAQAVDELLSAGLIDLNGAVYGREAALRFVAERPAQEARLSLGLARQLRPQQALPFFRRARALIEKADLPHLLQAYATWATELIRRGFPRRAAEELAEAPQHPELSLLRARALERAGLYREALEAMRFLPDTPEHLALKAALFHRSGRADEAQQAAEKALSGGIESRAEAHNTLGLIHLARGQLAEASAAFRRAAALWLGLGDESRRLGALGNLAIVRARQGQDAAEAFAEVLEAAQDNPQVQAQALINLGKEYERKRNLVEALQSFLQAEQVALASGNLKQLALALNNAGAVQHTLGQTDTARTFYQRAVAAAREAGEAYVLALALSNLAELEGDLEVWQEAIAVSENAGYSDLAQQQREQLRVFMERSG comes from the coding sequence ATGCTGTACACGCTGGGCGGCTTGCGGCTCGAGGGCAGCAACTTTGGCCGGGAAAAGCCCTTGCTGCTCCTGGCCTACCTGGCCCTGGAAGGCCCCAAACCGAGGCGCTTTCTGGCCGAGCTGTTCTGGCCCGAGGCCGCCGACCCCATGAACTCGCTGGCGGTGGCCTTGAGCAAACTGCGCAAGCTGGGGGCCATCTACGGCGACGAGAGCCGGGCCTGGGTAGACCTGGACTGCGACGCCCTGGACTTGCAGGATACCCTGCGCTCCGGGCGCTGGGAGGAGGGTTTGCGGCTTTACCGGGGGCCTTTTGCCGAGGGACTCAAGGAAGCCCTGGGGGCCGAGCTGGAGGAGTGGGTTTTGGAAGTGCGCGAGCGACTGGCCCTGGAGGTGCGCCTGGCCCACCTGGTGCTGGCCGAGCGGGCGGCCACCCAAGCCGACTTTGCCGAGGCTGCGGCCCAGGCCGAGCAGGCCTACCGGGTGGCGGGCGCGCCGCCCCTCGAGCCCGAAGTTCTGCCCAAGCTGCACCGGCTGTTGCTGGCGGCAGCACACCCCCTGGCCGAAACCCTCGAGCGGGAGGCGCGGGAGCTGGGCCTGAGCCTCTCGCGCAGCACGCCTTCGCGCAACCCGGCCCAGCCGGGCCTGGTGGGGCGCGAACAGGAACTGCAAAGCCTGCTAAACACCCCGGAGGGTGCTTGGGTCTGGGTGAAGGGTGGGGCTGGATTGGGCAAAAGCGCTTTGTTGCGGGAGCTCGAGGTTCGTACCGGTTGGCTGTACCTGCCGGCCCGCTCGGGGCTGCCCTATGCCACCCTCGAGCCCTTGCTGGAGTCCGTGCAAGGGGGTGAAGAAACCCTTTTGCGCCGACTGGCTTCCTTGGGCGAAAACCTGATGGTAGACGGATGGGAGCAGATAGACCCCGAAAGCCAGCGCCTGCTCACTCGCCTTCGCAACCTGCGGCCACCCGGGCGGGTGCTGCTGGCAGGCCGGGGCGAGCCCCCCTTTGGGGTAGAGGTGCTGCTGGAATTGAAACCGCTGGGCCCGGGGGAGCTGAGCGCTTTTCCGGGAGCCTACGAGGCCACTGGAGGACTCCCGGCCCTGGTAGCGGCCTGGCTGCGGGGTGAGCCGCTCGAGGCCGCCCTCGAGACCCGCCTGCTGGCCCTGGGCGAGGAGGCCCGGCAGGTCTACATGGCCCTGGCCCTGCTGGAGAACCCCGACCTGCTCCTGGCCCGCAACGCCGCGGGACTGGGTGCTACCGCCATGGCCCAGGCAGTCGACGAACTGCTCTCGGCGGGCCTGATTGACCTGAACGGAGCCGTGTATGGGCGCGAGGCGGCCTTGCGCTTCGTGGCCGAACGCCCGGCCCAGGAGGCCCGCCTGAGCCTGGGGCTGGCCCGCCAGCTCAGGCCCCAACAGGCCCTGCCGTTTTTCCGGCGGGCCCGCGCCCTCATTGAAAAAGCAGACCTGCCCCACCTGCTGCAGGCCTACGCCACCTGGGCCACCGAGCTCATCCGGCGGGGCTTTCCCAGACGGGCTGCCGAGGAACTGGCCGAAGCGCCCCAGCACCCCGAACTGAGCCTGCTGCGGGCCCGGGCGCTGGAGCGGGCCGGGCTCTACAGAGAGGCCCTCGAGGCCATGCGCTTTTTGCCCGATACGCCCGAGCACCTGGCCTTGAAGGCCGCCCTGTTTCACCGCTCGGGCCGCGCCGACGAGGCGCAGCAGGCAGCCGAAAAAGCCCTCTCGGGCGGCATAGAATCCCGCGCCGAGGCCCACAACACCCTGGGCCTTATCCATCTGGCCCGGGGCCAGCTGGCCGAGGCCTCGGCGGCTTTCCGGCGGGCGGCGGCGCTGTGGCTGGGGCTGGGGGACGAAAGCCGCCGGCTGGGTGCCTTGGGCAACCTGGCCATCGTGCGGGCCCGGCAGGGCCAGGATGCCGCCGAAGCCTTCGCCGAGGTGCTGGAGGCCGCGCAAGACAACCCCCAGGTGCAGGCCCAGGCCCTTATCAACCTGGGCAAGGAGTACGAGCGCAAGCGCAACCTTGTAGAGGCCCTGCAAAGCTTTCTCCAGGCGGAGCAGGTGGCCCTGGCGTCGGGCAACCTCAAGCAGCTGGCCCTGGCGCTCAACAACGCCGGGGCCGTGCAGCACACCCTGGGGCAGACCGACACGGCCCGAACCTTCTACCAGCGGGCCGTGGCCGCCGCGCGGGAGGCCGGCGAGGCGTATGTGCTGGCCCTGGCTCTTTCCAACCTGGCCGAACTGGAGGGCGACCTCGAGGTCTGGCAGGAGGCCATTGCGGTCTCGGAGAATGCGGGTTACTCCGATCTGGCCCAGCAACAACGCGAGCAGCTAAGGGTGTTCATGGAGCGTTCAGGGTAG
- a CDS encoding BTAD domain-containing putative transcriptional regulator, with product MKVRLLLLGSPEPWLGGERLHLPTRKLLGLLAYLALEGPTPRSTLAALFWEAEEERARANLRNELYRLKKTHLVGAVWENQGVLYLDNLETDAAQFEQLQQAGQYAEAKRLYRGPLLLGLELAEAPAFEDWLELARARWEERYNGALLGLARQQKAAGQPNEALLSYQELLTRDPLQEEVWRECMELWAGLGQAAQALEQYHRYAAFLERELGLAPSRETRLLAESLRTGRTMHPASELSSPPLVGRSPEWAWLQSAWRTGKRILMEGEPGVGKTRLLQEFIAAQGVASGLMQGRPGDAGVPYASATRWLEQALAQVSPGGLPPWVRRELARLLPDLDESPPPLHGAEDRLRLYKAILTLLQAWQQAQKPALGADDVQFVDGASLELLDYVLAELPGTPFLLAYRPDELSARGQALVQQLLASGEALGLALAPLGMAGLEEMIGALPLPPATRRLARPLHRLTGGNPLFVLETLRSLEEQGWLELSETDFEAAWPRLPRSGRVQAMLQQRLGRLLPDALELLRLAALAGERYTPRLATQALQKSPLSIAENGDLLEQAGLLKNGCFAHDLLLEATQALMPPATRRYLHGRLLEALSAQDEPVPAAVLLDHAIGAGEPQAMLRLSRQAAQEARRLAVWPQALAHLERALGLLHHDPALEAQLRLELEEIYYQMADPQAQQAELARLGALARPELASELAYRKGRLARVLGDFEQAVHWLRQSQNQAARLELVYALEHLGIVEGAREAALAVLQQPESPENAFRAALLLAELALEQAQPEQALHWYDRAEPYTQGAPVHRVRFLRSKARFLYHSGNAEGSIALGQEGLALAQELHLQGDEVALLHNLAVALHTARHTQEALRRFAQTQALARELGMEFIWQSAQTHLALIEIGLGSFEPALERLQAPTPYAHHYRAMLRALALVHLGRLEEAREQITFALPGLGAHSWQAREARYVAALVETRANQPHESERWLRETLQSPEPTLLELCQSMRAFNLLQQGRLREALEASRLAYARLHCLKADLPIQQVAWIQAQILHRLNQPEAAQEALQQAGKLLLESLTQLPPAQQARYLEAFAYNRGIQEALQGRWPLAPLLL from the coding sequence ATGAAGGTTCGCCTGCTATTGTTGGGAAGCCCCGAGCCCTGGCTGGGGGGTGAGCGGCTGCACCTGCCCACTCGCAAGCTGCTGGGGCTTCTGGCCTATCTGGCCCTGGAAGGCCCCACCCCCCGCAGCACCCTGGCCGCTTTGTTCTGGGAGGCCGAGGAAGAGCGGGCCAGGGCCAACCTGCGCAACGAGTTGTACCGCTTGAAAAAAACTCATCTGGTCGGAGCCGTGTGGGAAAACCAGGGCGTACTTTACCTGGATAACCTCGAGACGGACGCCGCCCAGTTTGAGCAGCTCCAGCAGGCCGGGCAGTATGCCGAGGCCAAGCGCCTGTACCGGGGGCCGCTGCTGTTGGGCCTCGAGCTCGCCGAGGCTCCGGCCTTCGAGGACTGGCTGGAGCTTGCCCGGGCCCGTTGGGAAGAACGTTACAACGGCGCCTTGCTGGGCCTGGCCCGACAACAAAAAGCCGCCGGCCAGCCAAACGAGGCCCTTCTGAGCTATCAGGAGCTCCTGACCCGCGACCCTTTGCAGGAGGAGGTCTGGCGCGAGTGCATGGAACTCTGGGCCGGGCTGGGCCAGGCGGCCCAAGCGCTGGAACAATACCATCGCTACGCCGCTTTTTTGGAGCGGGAGCTGGGCCTGGCCCCTAGCCGGGAGACCCGGCTGCTGGCCGAGAGCCTGCGCACAGGTCGAACTATGCACCCGGCCTCCGAGCTCAGCAGCCCTCCTCTGGTGGGCCGTAGCCCCGAGTGGGCATGGCTTCAGTCCGCTTGGCGGACAGGAAAGCGGATTTTGATGGAGGGCGAGCCGGGGGTGGGCAAGACCCGGCTACTGCAGGAATTCATCGCCGCGCAGGGGGTCGCTTCTGGGCTAATGCAGGGGCGGCCCGGCGATGCCGGGGTGCCCTACGCCAGCGCGACCCGGTGGCTCGAGCAGGCCCTGGCCCAGGTATCACCCGGCGGGCTACCCCCTTGGGTGCGCCGGGAACTGGCCCGTTTGCTGCCCGACCTGGACGAAAGCCCACCTCCTTTGCACGGTGCGGAAGACCGCCTGCGCTTATATAAGGCCATTCTGACCCTGCTCCAAGCGTGGCAGCAGGCCCAAAAGCCGGCACTGGGGGCCGACGATGTGCAGTTTGTGGACGGAGCCAGCCTCGAGCTTTTGGACTACGTACTGGCCGAGCTTCCGGGCACCCCCTTCCTGCTGGCCTACCGTCCGGACGAACTCTCGGCTCGAGGGCAAGCCCTGGTGCAGCAGCTGCTGGCCTCCGGGGAGGCGCTGGGGTTGGCGCTGGCGCCCCTTGGGATGGCGGGCCTGGAGGAGATGATCGGGGCCCTGCCCCTACCCCCTGCAACCCGTCGACTGGCCCGGCCCCTGCACCGGCTGACCGGGGGCAACCCGCTGTTCGTGCTGGAAACCCTGCGCAGCCTGGAGGAACAGGGGTGGCTGGAGCTAAGCGAGACCGACTTTGAGGCGGCCTGGCCCAGGCTGCCCCGCTCCGGGCGGGTGCAGGCCATGCTCCAGCAACGCCTGGGGCGGCTTTTGCCGGATGCCCTGGAACTGCTCCGACTGGCTGCCCTGGCCGGCGAACGCTACACCCCCCGGCTGGCCACTCAGGCATTGCAAAAAAGCCCCCTGAGCATTGCGGAGAATGGCGATCTACTCGAGCAAGCCGGCCTCCTAAAGAACGGATGCTTCGCCCACGACCTGCTGCTGGAAGCCACCCAGGCGCTCATGCCCCCGGCCACCCGGCGTTACCTGCATGGGCGGCTGCTCGAGGCCCTGAGCGCCCAGGACGAGCCCGTCCCCGCTGCCGTCCTGCTGGATCACGCCATTGGGGCCGGGGAACCCCAGGCCATGTTGCGTTTGAGCCGGCAGGCCGCCCAGGAGGCCCGCAGGCTGGCGGTCTGGCCCCAGGCCCTGGCGCACCTCGAACGGGCTTTGGGCCTGCTCCACCACGACCCTGCCCTCGAGGCCCAGCTTCGCCTCGAGCTCGAGGAAATCTACTACCAGATGGCCGACCCCCAGGCCCAACAGGCCGAACTGGCCCGCCTGGGAGCCCTGGCCCGGCCCGAGCTGGCCTCGGAACTGGCCTACCGCAAAGGGCGGCTGGCGCGGGTGCTGGGCGACTTTGAACAAGCCGTCCACTGGCTGCGCCAAAGCCAGAACCAGGCCGCCCGGCTGGAGCTGGTGTATGCCCTTGAGCACCTGGGCATCGTCGAGGGGGCCCGCGAGGCTGCCCTGGCGGTCTTGCAGCAACCCGAATCGCCGGAAAACGCCTTCCGCGCCGCTTTGCTGCTGGCCGAGCTGGCCCTCGAGCAGGCCCAGCCCGAACAGGCCTTGCACTGGTACGACCGGGCCGAGCCCTACACCCAGGGCGCGCCCGTTCACCGGGTGCGCTTTCTGCGCTCCAAGGCCCGCTTTCTTTACCACAGCGGCAATGCGGAGGGGAGCATTGCCCTGGGTCAGGAGGGGCTGGCCCTCGCCCAGGAACTGCACCTCCAGGGCGATGAGGTGGCCCTCTTGCACAACCTGGCGGTGGCCCTGCACACCGCCCGCCATACCCAGGAGGCCCTGCGGCGTTTTGCGCAGACCCAGGCCCTGGCGAGAGAGCTGGGCATGGAGTTCATCTGGCAAAGCGCCCAGACCCACCTGGCCCTGATCGAGATTGGCTTGGGCTCGTTTGAGCCAGCGCTCGAGCGCTTACAAGCCCCCACCCCCTACGCCCATCACTACCGGGCCATGCTACGGGCCTTGGCGCTGGTACACCTGGGCCGGCTGGAGGAGGCCCGCGAGCAGATTACCTTTGCCTTGCCCGGCCTGGGAGCCCACTCCTGGCAGGCCCGCGAGGCCCGGTATGTGGCGGCTTTGGTGGAGACCCGCGCCAATCAACCCCACGAAAGCGAGCGCTGGCTCCGCGAAACCCTGCAAAGCCCGGAGCCTACCCTGCTGGAACTTTGCCAGAGTATGCGGGCCTTCAACCTCTTGCAGCAGGGCCGGCTCCGTGAGGCGCTGGAAGCCTCGAGGCTGGCCTACGCCCGCCTCCACTGCCTGAAGGCCGACCTACCCATCCAGCAGGTGGCCTGGATACAGGCCCAAATTCTGCACCGGCTGAACCAACCAGAGGCTGCCCAGGAAGCCTTGCAACAAGCCGGGAAGCTGCTCCTGGAGTCCCTGACCCAGCTCCCCCCTGCTCAGCAGGCCCGCTACCTGGAGGCTTTCGCCTACAACCGGGGCATCCAGGAGGCCTTGCAGGGCCGCTGGCCCCTGGCCCCGCTGCTCTTGTAG
- a CDS encoding fibronectin type III domain-containing protein, which translates to MKPYPWLYLVAMVFLTACPQNPPPPTLGKPGNFTATVGSSTTIGLTWLKVDGATAYQIERKVGSGSFSLLTSIPHEMGGPPGQSHTDSGLAPSTRYTYRIRAVNASLQSEWNNSAEVETPALASTKYRVWGNWLGASNPNLYLSTDTGVAFSSATVTINGTPLTYLNPPGSYSATSIPGATAGTVLNLSITVPEGTINGSAAIPPAPILTAPAADARITANQPLTVTWSYTGPDPDRFYLHLLGNGPLNYVVTSIPGTNRSFTIPADQVVVPAGRTFLFLYAINDGKASFSGPVLPTSEMGVAASTSVIFDIVPP; encoded by the coding sequence GTGAAACCTTATCCCTGGCTCTACCTGGTAGCTATGGTCTTCCTGACCGCTTGCCCGCAGAACCCACCCCCGCCCACCCTGGGCAAACCGGGCAATTTCACGGCCACGGTGGGCTCGAGCACCACCATCGGCTTGACCTGGCTAAAGGTGGACGGCGCTACCGCTTACCAGATTGAACGCAAGGTGGGCAGTGGCAGCTTCAGCCTGCTCACAAGCATCCCCCACGAGATGGGCGGCCCTCCGGGACAGAGCCACACCGACAGCGGCCTGGCCCCCAGCACCCGCTACACCTACCGCATCCGGGCGGTGAACGCCAGCCTCCAGAGCGAATGGAACAACTCCGCCGAGGTGGAGACCCCAGCGTTGGCTTCCACAAAGTACCGGGTATGGGGTAACTGGTTGGGGGCCAGCAACCCCAACCTGTACCTCTCCACCGATACGGGCGTGGCCTTCAGTTCGGCTACCGTCACCATCAACGGTACCCCACTCACCTACCTAAACCCGCCCGGTTCCTACTCCGCAACCAGCATTCCCGGCGCAACGGCGGGCACCGTGCTCAACCTGAGCATCACCGTGCCGGAAGGCACCATCAACGGCTCGGCGGCCATCCCCCCGGCCCCTATCCTCACCGCTCCCGCTGCCGACGCTCGCATCACAGCAAACCAACCCCTGACCGTCACCTGGAGTTATACTGGCCCCGACCCCGACCGCTTCTACCTGCACCTGCTGGGCAACGGCCCGCTCAACTATGTGGTTACCAGCATCCCCGGTACGAACCGCAGCTTTACCATCCCAGCCGACCAGGTGGTAGTTCCTGCCGGCAGAACCTTCTTGTTCCTGTATGCCATCAACGACGGCAAGGCCAGCTTCAGCGGGCCGGTGCTGCCCACCTCGGAGATGGGGGTGGCGGCCAGCACCAGCGTCATCTTCGACATCGTTCCCCCGTAG